GGCGATGCAGACCGAAGACCATCCGATCGACTACAACCAGTTCGAAGGCGTGATTCCAGAAGGCGAGTACGGCGGCGGAACGGTCATGATTTGGGATCGAGGCACGTGGGAGCCCGAAGTGGACGACGTCGATCGCGCCCTGGCGAAAGGCGACTTGAAGTTCAAACTTCACGGCAAGAAGCTACGCGGCTCGTGGGTGCTCGTGCGCATGCGCGACCGACAGTGGCTCTTGATCAAACACCGCGACAAGTACGCCTCGACCGAAGACGTCACCGCAAAAAATCGCTCCGTCGTCTCCCGCCGAAGTCTAGCCAGCATCGCCCGCGCCGCCGGCGCGAGCGAGCGGCAGCTCGCACAGGCCAAGGAAGCGGATGCGGCGCCAACTATATAGCAGCAATCAAATCATGGCTGGATTCGCTTTCTCGATCCGGCATTCGGAACGGGTTCGTTCTATTCCGCTCTGCTCCAAACTGCCGCGACCAGACGCATCAAGGCGGCAAAAGCCTTCGAGATAGATCGCTACTACGGTGAACCGGCTCGACGGTTATGGAAACAAACCGCGCTCGACATCGAACTGAGCGACTTCACCCAAAGCTGTGCCCCCAGCGAAGACCCCAGGCGTTTCAATCTACTCATCTGCAACCCACCCTACGTGCGTCATCATCATATCGTAAACGGCGAAAAACAGAGACTACAAAATTCCTGCCAAGCCTCCTGCGGTGTCCGCATCGGCGGGTTAGCGGGACTTTATTGTTACTTTGTCGGACTTTCACATCTCTGGATACAACGCGGCGGTATCGCGGGGTGGCTGATTCCCAGCGAGTTTATGGATGTGAATTACGGGCGGCAACTTAAGCGTTACCTGTTGGACAAAGTGACGCTCCTTCGAATCCACCGCTTCGATCCGAATGACGTACAGTTCAAAGATGCCTTCGTCTCTTCAGCTATCGTTTGGTACCGTAACGTGCCGCCCGCCGCCAATCACAAAGTGGATTTTACGTTTGGCGGCTCACTCTGTAATCCTAAGATTGCACGCACGGTTTCGAAGGCAGCGCTTCGGAACGAAGTTAAGTGGACGCGCTTTCCTATCTCGGGCCCGCGCAAAGAAATCGCGCGCTATCGACTGTCGGACCTTTTCAAGATCAAGCGCGGCATCGCTACCGGACATAACAAGTTCTTCATACTTACCCAAGAGGCCATCGATGCCAATGAGCTTCCAATCGAGTGCTTCCGGCCCATACTTCCCAGCCCACGCCACGTTCCGGTTGATGAGATTGAGTCGGACGAAGAAGGCCGACCAGTGTTGGATCATCGACTCTTCCTTCTCGATTGCCGCCTTTCAGAAAACGACGTAAAAAAGCGCTTTCCGAAGCTTTGGTCGTATCTTGAAAATGGAAGGGAGACGGTCTCAGATCGATACCTCTGTCGTTCTCGAACGGTGTGGTACTTTCAAGATGAGCGCCCGCCGCCTCCTCTTCTCTGCACCTATCTTGGAAGAACCGGCACCAAGAGGAAACGACCCTTCCGGTTCATATTGAACCATTCGAAGGCGATTGCTGCGAACGTCTATTTACTTTTGTACCCGAGGCCGGTGCTTGAGCGCGCCGTCTCAAAGGACCCAGCCGTCCTGCGAAAAGCTTGGGAAGTCCTCAACAATTTATCCACGAGCTTGATTCTGGGCGAGGGACGAGTTTACGGCGGAGGGCTTCACAAACTTGAGCCTAACGAGCTAGGAAACGTAGATGCGGCGCCCATCGTGGACCTCGTGCCTGAGCTACGAAACAATTTCAGACCGATACAGTCCAACCTATTTGACCGCGAAAGCGCTGAGAGACCTGCCGCCGACAATTGACAACGCCACGCGCGGACGCATATGTTTTGAGCCAGCGAGGAACCAACAACCATGGTCATCGATTGCCACGCTCATCTGGTGCCGAAGAGCTGGTATCATCCGAAATCGCCGCCGGCAATTTTCGACATCGAAGGATTACTGGAGGAACAGGACAAGGCGGGAGTGAATCTCACCGTCTTCGGCAACAACTGGATCCGCACGCCTCAGGGACGCGATTCGTTCGACATCGTAAGAGAGTTCAACGAGTTTGCCGCCGAGACAACGGCGAAATATTCCGGCCGCCTTCTCGGCCTGGCCTCGTCGGTGCCGTTCAGCGACGAGCGGATGCTCAAAGAGACCGAGCGCGCGGTCAGAGATTACAAATTGAAAGGCATCATGGTCGGCTCCAGCGTGGAAGGCGAGTACCTCGATTCGCCGCGCGCCGTGCCGTTCTTCGAGCTGGTGACGGAATTGGACGTGCCGGTCTTCGTCCATCCGCCGCGCGTGACGATCGGCGCCGAGAAGATGGAAATCTTCCGTCTGCCGGAAATGCTTGGGCGGCCGTTCGACACGACGCTGTCTCTCGCCCGCTTCATCCTGACCGGGGGCCTGGAAAAATTTCCCAAGCTGAAGCTCGTCTGCGCCCACTTGGGCGGCGCGCTGCCGATGCTGCCGGGCCGGCTCGGCTTCGGCTATGAGCTGCGCAAGGACACGAGCTTCGGCCCCTGGGAGCCGGATGTTCTTACCAAACCTCCGGCCGATTACATGAAGCAACTCTTCCTCGATACCGTAAGCCTGCACACGCCTGCGGTCCTTTGCTCGGTGCAAACAGTCGGCGTCGATCACGTCGTCTTCGGCAGCGACTTTCCGCCGGTGCCGATTGCCCTCAAGAGATCCGTAGAAGTCATCGAGGCGTTATCGCTACCCGAAGCAGACAAACAGAAAATCCTCGGCGGCAACGCGGCAAAGCTGCTCCGTCTCGGCGCCTAAG
Above is a genomic segment from Candidatus Binatia bacterium containing:
- a CDS encoding amidohydrolase family protein, encoding MVIDCHAHLVPKSWYHPKSPPAIFDIEGLLEEQDKAGVNLTVFGNNWIRTPQGRDSFDIVREFNEFAAETTAKYSGRLLGLASSVPFSDERMLKETERAVRDYKLKGIMVGSSVEGEYLDSPRAVPFFELVTELDVPVFVHPPRVTIGAEKMEIFRLPEMLGRPFDTTLSLARFILTGGLEKFPKLKLVCAHLGGALPMLPGRLGFGYELRKDTSFGPWEPDVLTKPPADYMKQLFLDTVSLHTPAVLCSVQTVGVDHVVFGSDFPPVPIALKRSVEVIEALSLPEADKQKILGGNAAKLLRLGA
- a CDS encoding DNA polymerase ligase N-terminal domain-containing protein; the protein is MKRTRSQEPDLSRFGRLAEYNRKRRFGVTPEPAGKLGRAENKQREFVVQKHRASHLHYDFRLEHDGVMLSWSVPKGPSLDPSVRRLAMQTEDHPIDYNQFEGVIPEGEYGGGTVMIWDRGTWEPEVDDVDRALAKGDLKFKLHGKKLRGSWVLVRMRDRQWLLIKHRDKYASTEDVTAKNRSVVSRRSLASIARAAGASERQLAQAKEADAAPTI